TACACGGAATATCTCTAGAAAGGACCTTCTTGCCACTGGGGAGGAAAACTGGATGGTTGGGACATGGGGATGGGAGAGACTGACTTTGCTGTACATCCTTCTGTTCCTTTTGAATTTGGAATCATTTGGatgtaatatatgcatataaatgatcaaaatttcaaataagtTAGTTTTTAACTGGGAGATGTGAAGGGCAAGTTAGTTACTTGAAATAAGAGGACTTAGGTGATGGAGGTCCTGGCCTGGCTCCCAGTAGGAAATGTTGGGCTCAAGTTTTGGTTTTCAGGCCAAATATCCATTGAATTAATTACCTTTCTCTCCTCTAAtttttagaaaaggcaaagaaatattattaaatcaCTGCTTTTATGCACCAGTTAATAAAATTCAGCTGCCACCCATTTGGTTTATGTGACCCTTTCTAAGGGAGACCAGCCCTCTCTTTCTTGTCTGCTATCATGTTTTCAGACTGGtgaaacacagaagagaaaaaagacaccATTCCTGTGCTTCGAAACCACTTTCTAGTTATGGAAGTAAATATGTAAGCTCATGATTAAATGATACGATGAAGCCTGTAATAGAGGGAAAAAGGCACCAGAGGCACCAGGCCCtgaaaatcaatggaacagagataTTGGAAATGCGTATTTCAGACAGGGGAAGgctcagagggaaggaggaaagtgtGCAGGTGTGATCCAAAGAGCAGCCTGTCTTCCAGGGCCAGTGAGCACTGTATCTGAGTACGGGTGGGAATCGAGAGGCCAAAGTGAGATGTGAGGATATGCCAGGACCATTAACAGCTCTCTCACCAGTTGTGCCTATTTTCTGTGTCCCTCAAATGATGGGGGAAAATTTTCATATGTAAATGGAGTTGTTTAGCAAATGTAAGTTTGCAGAGAGTGGAGTTGACTCAGGAGACAGCCTGGACCCAGGGATGGCAGGATATCGGAAGGTGGGCCACATTTAGCACCTTGTCCCTATTCCAAGTTactaaataaacaagaaaaaaaaaaaaaaaacactttgtgaTACTTAAggtattaattaaaaaatttttttctttgcctccaTGTTTTGTCTCCAATCACTAATCCTACGTACTCTTGGCATCAATGTCCTTTCCTTGGGGAAGCCTCCTTCAACCCCCCTAGTTTGGCTGATCCCAACATCATCTGGTATATCTCCAGTCATAGCTGTCACCACACTTCATCATAATTACAGGGTCAGCTGTCTGTCCTCTGCCACACTGTGTACTTCATGTGATAGGGACTCTTGCTTGATACTGTTCGTGCCTAGCCCCTTGTGCCTacctaccacagtgcctggcacatactggGTGCTCTGtaatttgttgaatggatgagtaAATGAATCACGACTTCAGATAGGTAGGATCTTTGTGTTTTAGCAGGAGAactcagaacattttcatttgttccaagATTAATAACTACCCCCCCATACAgtgtgatatattaaaaaaagaaaaatacaattaggaaataaaatctttgattattttaaaattattataggtACCACTAATTCTAATATCTTGATAAGCTGAAGCGCTTAACAGCTGTGTTTTAAACAGACATTTGTAAATAGTAAAATCAATTCCCTGGctgtttattttgaaacaaacacCAAATTGCTTATCTTAGAATTGAAGAGCCCTTAAAATTTGGCCCCCCTTTCTCAGTCATCCTTATTTCCGGTGCCGTCTACATGGAAGCCTAGATGATACACCATCGAGGCCTGCTTCCTGTCTCCCAGCATGCTTGTGTCACCGCACCACTCATGGGTGACACGTCAGGAAACGCTCTCCATCATCACTGCTTCCCAATGTTCAGGATCTTGGCCTCCCCAAGAGCCTCAGTGCAAGTTTGCCCTTCGTgacatttttcttgtttggtGTAGACATTTTCGAAGTTCACCTCAGCTGTGTATTGGTCTGAATGTCTCCTCTGGGGGAAGAAACCTGCCTGATAGAGACAGGCCAGCATCCAGATCTTCCCCTGTGGTCATCTGTTCCTCTGGTTCTCAGAagtctcttcctcccccttcacACTCAGCACACAGGCCACACAACACAGTCCCTGATTACACACCTCCTCATTCTTTGGTTGTGCCGTACATTCAGTCTTACCTGTGTGACAAGGTGATAAAGTCTTCAAGAGCAGAAGCTGTGGGACATGTTGCTCCCCCCGGTCCCCACCAGCGTTAGGACTCTGTGTATCTGTGACGGTAGAAGCCAGGTGGTAGACACTTCCTAAGGCAACTATGAGGTACGCCCAAGATACACTTCCTTCCGCTCGACTGTCAGACCCTGAAGGTCTGCGCAGGATCACACAGTGCCTTAAATCCAGACAGcttaaataatgaaagaagtGTGTTTCTAGTGGGCGCCTCCACATCGCCAACTTTGGGTGGTTTTCTCGGACTGACTGACTCATTTTGTTGATGGAGTGTGACAAGGATTTTATCTAGGCCCAGAGATAGGAATGAAATAATATGATGGTACACATTTAGGATGTTTACagtcagttttttttaaaattattattattctcccAGTCTTCTAACCATTgagcttttttgttttccctcctgTTAGGATTCCCTGCTGCGGGTCTCTTTCTCAGTCCTTTTGAGTTTGGCCTAATCCAAGACAGAGGTTATGAAGTCTATCCTAGATGGCCTTGCCGATACCACCTTCCGCACCATCACAACAGACCTCCTCTACGTGGGCTCCAATGACATTCAGTACGAAGATATCAAAAGTGACATGGCATCCAAATTAGGGTACTTTCCACAGAAATTTCCTTTAACTTCCTTTCGGGGAAGTCCCTTCCAAGAAAAGATGACTGCAGGAGACAATGCCCAGTTAGTCCCGGCAGACCAGGTGAACATTACCGAGTTTTACAACAAGTCCCTTTCATCCTACAAGGAGAATGAGGAGAACATCCAGTGTGGGGAGAATTTCATGGACATGGAGTGCTTCATGATTCTGAACCCCAGCCAGCAGCTGGCCATCGCTGTCTTGTCCCTCACGCTGGGCACATTCACAGTCCTGGAGAACCTGCTGGTGCTGTGTGTCATCCTCCACTCCCGCAGCCTCCGCTGCCGGCCCTCTTACCACTTCATCGGCAGCCTGGCGGTGGCCGACCTCCTGGGGAGCGTCATTTTTGTCTACAGCTTTGTTGACTTCCATGTGTTCCACCGCAAAGATAGCCCCAATGTGTTTCTCTTCAAACTGGGTGGGGTCACTGCCTCCTTCACAGCCTCCGTAGGCAGCCTGTTCCTCACAGCCATTGACAGGTACATATCTATTCACAGGCCCCTGGCTTATAAGAGGATCGTCACCAGGCCCAAGGCCGTGGTGGCATTTTGCCTGATGTGGACCATAGCGATCGTGATTGCCGTGCTGCCTCTCCTGGGCTGGAACTGCAAGAAACTGCAGTCCGTTTGCTCAGACATTTTCCCACTCATTGACGAAACCTACCTGATGTTCTGGATTGGGGTCACCAGCGTGCTGCTGCTGTTTATCGTGTATGCATACATGTATATTCTCTGGAAGGCTCACAGCCACGCGGTCCGCATGATTCAGCGCGGCACCCAGAAGAGCATCATCATCCACACGTCAGAGGACGGCAAGGTGCAGGTGACGCGGCCCGACCAAGCCCGCATGGACATTCGGCTGGCCAAGACCCTGGTTCTGATCCTTGTGGTTTTAATCATCTGCTGGGGCCCTCTGCTTGCAATTATGGTGTATGATGTCTTTGGGAAGATGAACAAGCTGATTAAGACGGTATTCGCATTCTGCAGTATGCTCTGCCTGTTGAATTCCACCGTGAACCCCATCATCTACGCTCTGAGGAGCAAGGACCTGAGACATGCTTTCCGGAGTATGTTTCCCTCGTGTGAAGGCACCGCACAGCCTCTTGATAACAGCATGGGGGACTCAGACTGCCTGCACAAACATGCCAACGACACAGCCAGCGCTCACAGGGCTGCAGAGAGCTGCATCAAGAGCACAGTCAAGATTGCCAAGGTGACCATGTCTGTGTCCACAGACACGTCCGCTGAGGCTCTGTGAGCCTGACGCCTTCCTGGCggcacaggaaaagaaattcatttttttttttttaaagcttaaaatcTAGAAGAGTCTGTCGTCTCATcggttatatttttttaagttgaccaCGCTCAGTGAAAGGTGATTGTTACCAGGATCGGTTATCAGTTCTCTAGCATTTCGATAGTGTACTGAAACTCAGTTCTTCGGGGGTTTACAGTGAAGAAAGCCTGCTGCTGATGTGGGGACCGAAGCTGCTTCAAAGTCTCAGTGAAATAGGAGAGACACCTGCGGCTACACAGTCGGAACTCTAAGGACCCGTAGGAAAACACCATCAAATGAGTAATGCCTTTGTAACCACAACTCTCGTTATAATGTGAAATGTATTTGTCCATAAGTATCAGAGATGTCCATTCTTACAAGTTACAGTACTAAAGTAGAactcttttgtaaaatgtatcATGTCATGTGAGATGCATATCAGTGTTTACTGTGTGTTATTTATATTTGTCTAGTTGAGCAAAACTGAAAGGTAGACTTTCATGAGAACAATGGGACACAAGCGGCGGATATACACCAGTgagaccactttttaaaaaatcattgcccgTGACTATAGGAACCTTAATATTTTTTCCAATCTATTTAAATTTGACACTCGGATAACcataaaggtttatttttctgttgacaCAACAAGAAGAATTTGAAGACTGTCCAGAGTATTGAGCAGAATTCAttgacacttaaaaatttgttagcCCTGCATTTTCATACATGGACATTTATTGTCTTCTGGACTATGGCTGTTCTGTTGGGTGATGGATTACAATCAGAACGGAAGAGAGAAGGCATATTGACTTTTACGGCTGACATCTCTGACTTTCTTTAGTCTTTAGCTATTACTAGACCCCTTAAGACAGCATGTGTCAATCTTAATGTATATTGTTATCACTGTGCAATTACTGTTTACTTGAAGAGTACTGCATTCTTATGTCCCAGGTTTCAGTAGATTTCATGCCTGGGTGGCCAAATGcgtcttcattttttcttaattgaaaagaagtaaaattatactGTGTGTGAGTAtgaatataaatgtgtgtgtgtgtatgtgtgtttctatCCTGTAACTGTTAACAGTCATGTCACAAAGTGAGAAAACTGTGACCAAGTGTAAATTGTACCACTCGCTGCACACTTGCACATGAATTCAGTTTCTAAAATTGAGTTCTTCCAGAAAGCTCATTGATAAAAATACTGACCATAAACATTCAGAaaattcctcccctccccccccttgaGGGATTGGGTCAAGTACTACGAAACTCATCTTTAGATATTTCATAAGACCCGTGTCTAGCAAGGAATGATCAACAACAAACATGCAAGTGAAGGTATTTACCATGTCAGTGTTGGGAAATGAGTGTCTTGGTTTCTGAGCACCTAAGGTCGACCAAGTCCATGGGGAGGTAAATCATCAAAAGAGAAGTGGTTCTAAAAAGCCCCATGGTAACATTTGTCGGCTGAGCGTGTAGCAGTGTGATCCTGTTTAAGCAGCACTGGACCCCGCTTGCTGAAGGAGGACTTACCCGGTCTGGTGCATGTGGCTAAGGAGGCCAGGCAGACAGTGGGTGAGACAGAAAAAGGCAGTGAGGAGCCGACACACTTATGATTGAGGCTTGGATGACATACGGCTGCTTCTATGCTTCACCCAGATGCCCTCAGTGACAACCCCAGGACCGGGCTTTGATTGGGTAGGTTTGGGCTAAGGAATaggcctctcctctgctcctggtTAGCGAGATCTGCTGAAGTATAAAGATGAGCATGGCTCGCTTTCTTCTTATGCCCCAGCCTCGTACTCCTTCATGGCGCCATGGGTGCTCAGAATTAGGCCTTTTCCCAGTAAGCATTAATACTGCTTCAGAAGCCACTTGACCCTGACAAATTTTACCTACAAATAGTTTTCTTATACAGATAGAGCATGGCTCCTACAGGACCCAGAGGCCTGCATAGCGTGAGTTAAAGTGGAGAGCTAGCATTTATCTGGTGATTTCTAGCTCTCTAGATAGATGAGCAGCCTACTGGGCCGGTGTCCTTTTGTGCAGTGTATGGTCTGCCGCCGAATGTGGCCCGTGGGCCAACCTGGGATGGATTTAACTGTCCGTACATACAGCTCAAATCTGCCTGCTGGTTGCCTCACTTTATCTCTCTGGGATATGCAGGGGAGGGCTCAGGGTGCTGGAGGATGAATAAGATCTctttaggagaaaaagaaaagatcatttaCAAAAACTCACCAAGGTCTGGTTCCACTAAAGAATTGCCATTCTTTTGTCCCACATCATCCCGAATGCTCATCCACATGTCTCAGAGCTCACCAGGCACAACCAGTTCTCTTCTCACAGCTCTGAAGACCTGGTGAAGATGGACTTCTTGTTATTTGTAGAAAAAGTCCAGGATTCATTTTTGAAACTGTATCTGTGTGTATGCAATGTAGATTTTATAGTGTGTTGTGCTTTCAAGATCTAaatcatatataataaattaagGGACAATGGGGCTGACAGCACTAAACTTGGTGCTTATTGATATTCTAAGAAATATCTGTGAAATACCATCACATGTGTGTTACACTACCTTCATTTTAAAACACCTCAATTAGCTTGATTCACTTTGACGCTTTTAATATCATTTCCTAACCCAAGAGACTCAAATGTTCTCCCTAATGAGTATACTTACTAGAATTACCATTCATTAGTATCATTCATTACCTCGTCCCTTAATTAGGCCCATTAacttaaatatactttaaatttcAATAAGTTTTACAAGGTCTGACTTCAGACTTACCTACGTTCCTCTGAGGGTAACGTATTTGTCCTGACCGTGCATTTCACTAGTATGTATGTCTTCAGAAAGGGCCAAATTCCTAACTTGTTCAATTTCTTCAGAGTAGTGATGCATCTTTCAGTGCTACACCAATAGTTTCATTTAGACAAGGAGGGCTGTTTCCAAGAACCTCGAATTTTCCATTACATGTGAGATTTATGGAAAAGAAACATGGATCTGGGAGAAGCTGCAGACATACGCCTACACTTCAGATGATTCCCAAGCCTCCCCACCAGGTCGAGTCAAGTCTATCTGGCATTAAGTGTCAAGGAATTTTGGCTGCCTAAACCCACGTTGCAGGAACTAGGCCCAACCACCAGAGGAGAATTAGGCCCTGGATGAGGAGCACTCTAATTACTGTCCTGTTCATTCATTTCTGCCATTCCACATCTGTAAAAGAGACCACCAATATCATGCGCAAAATTAGATTTCTCACAATCTAACTGTATATttgtatgatattttaaaatatcc
Above is a window of Zalophus californianus isolate mZalCal1 chromosome 7, mZalCal1.pri.v2, whole genome shotgun sequence DNA encoding:
- the CNR1 gene encoding cannabinoid receptor 1 — encoded protein: MKSILDGLADTTFRTITTDLLYVGSNDIQYEDIKSDMASKLGYFPQKFPLTSFRGSPFQEKMTAGDNAQLVPADQVNITEFYNKSLSSYKENEENIQCGENFMDMECFMILNPSQQLAIAVLSLTLGTFTVLENLLVLCVILHSRSLRCRPSYHFIGSLAVADLLGSVIFVYSFVDFHVFHRKDSPNVFLFKLGGVTASFTASVGSLFLTAIDRYISIHRPLAYKRIVTRPKAVVAFCLMWTIAIVIAVLPLLGWNCKKLQSVCSDIFPLIDETYLMFWIGVTSVLLLFIVYAYMYILWKAHSHAVRMIQRGTQKSIIIHTSEDGKVQVTRPDQARMDIRLAKTLVLILVVLIICWGPLLAIMVYDVFGKMNKLIKTVFAFCSMLCLLNSTVNPIIYALRSKDLRHAFRSMFPSCEGTAQPLDNSMGDSDCLHKHANDTASAHRAAESCIKSTVKIAKVTMSVSTDTSAEAL